ATATCGATGATTTTACCGAGATTATAACTGAACAGCAGACCGACTGAAGCGGAAGCAAAACCGCCGATGAAGCGCCAAATGCCCCACTGCCAGAAATACTCAATGGTGTATTTATAATAACGTTTCATGATCGACAGGATTTCATGCCAATTGATTTTTTTGTTTTCTGTCTCCTCCTTGACTTTTTTTGTGCTTTTTTTCTGTGTTTGTTTCGTCAAGAATTTGTCCTCCTGTTTGATTTTTCCGGCCTTTTTTAAAGCGGATAATCACCCCCAGTGAATAATAGCATAGTCGTAAATATGGTTCGTGAAAATTGCACCAACGGTATCTTTTTGGACCTGAACGGTTAATGATGTTCTTTTCCGCCCCGGATATCTATACAAAAATCCTGCATAGAGAATCATGATCCGCCGCGTTTTACAATGAACTCAAAAAGCCGTTAAGACGGTGTAGGATGTCTCAACAGAAAATTGAATCGCAATGAAAATTACGGTTTTATCAGTAATATGAAATTGTTCCATCAGCATAAAAAACAGCAGCCGCACAATTTGTTTATGCCGTACCGAAAATGACGTCTGCAGATTCTGCATGACGTCCGGGGACAGAAAAGAATTTTTGAGTGCAGCCGCACACTCAAGTAAATGGCATTATAACCGATATTTGTAAAAAAAGCAAGAGCAAATTGGGAATTATTCCGGGGCGAGTTTGGTAATCAATTCGGGTGAGAGGTATTTGCCGAGCAGATAGTATTTTCGGTCGGGGTACCAAAAGGTCAGTTTTCCGTTGAAGTCGGTGACGCTTGTATAAGTTCCGGTCTCGGCGGTCTGTTTCGGGCCGACTGCGATATCGTCATCGTCGAGGAATTTATACGGCTTTCCGAACCGCAGGGGCTGTTCGCTCTCGGGCGAAAATTTTCCGACTGCAATATATAAAGGGTTACGGTAGAAGTTGGCCATATTACAGGGCCAATTTTCGGCGTACTGCGAAAATCCGAGGTGGGTTCCGGCATTGTTGTGAAAGGCAATGAGGTAGTGCCCGCCGCCGACGTCATAGATCGGACAGGGGGACATCGGGTGCTTGATCTTCGGTCCGCCATCGCAATAACGCAGGGGTTTCGGATCGGTAAAAGTATGACCGTTGTCGGAAGACAGGTAATATTGGATATAGCCGGTGGTGTTGCGCATAATGCAGAAAATTCTTCCGTCGAGCAACAGCGTAACAGCGGGTTCCTGAGCGGTCGACATATCAGGCAGAGTTTTATTTCGAACTTCAATGCCTTTATCATCGTCGGGCAGCCAAGTAATTTTGATGTCTTTGGGTTCCGGGTTTTCGTCGAGATTTTCAAAGCACATAAAATAGCAC
This window of the Oscillospiraceae bacterium genome carries:
- a CDS encoding sialidase family protein, which codes for MIKHNYPFGKAAERIPFGDVKIEYLRTRPDVTLFNPNGEEDYIGDNEHLLVTVSPDGGELLAFWTQSSCEANGDNHIVISKSRDGIHFTSPEYITGTKRGQLHNQSSWGFPVLSLKGRIYLFFTKELDIFDNNYSGSGAMGCLYSDDGANTWSKESLIPMPRSRHDNPDVSKPKNWIVWQKPIRDAKGKHFVGYTLVTSHAHGIKDPDQSRWVNADSRCYFMCFENLDENPEPKDIKITWLPDDDKGIEVRNKTLPDMSTAQEPAVTLLLDGRIFCIMRNTTGYIQYYLSSDNGHTFTDPKPLRYCDGGPKIKHPMSPCPIYDVGGGHYLIAFHNNAGTHLGFSQYAENWPCNMANFYRNPLYIAVGKFSPESEQPLRFGKPYKFLDDDDIAVGPKQTAETGTYTSVTDFNGKLTFWYPDRKYYLLGKYLSPELITKLAPE